In Plasmodium falciparum 3D7 genome assembly, chromosome: 13, the following are encoded in one genomic region:
- a CDS encoding sporozoite protein essential for cell traversal codes for MKMKIPICFLIILVLLKCVLSYNLNNDLSKNNNFSLNTYVRKDDVEDDSKNEIVDNIQKMVDDFSDDIGFVKTSMREVLLDTEASLEEVSDHVVQNISKYSLTIEEKLNLFDGLLEEFIENNKGLISNLSKRQQKLKGDKIKKVCDLILKKLKKLENVNKLIKYKIILKYGNKDNKKEMIQTLKNEEGLSDDFKNNLSNYETEQNNDDIKEIELVNFISTNYDKFVVNLEDLNKELLKDLNMALS; via the exons atgaaaatgaaaatcccGATTTGTTTTCTCATTATTTTAGTCTTGTTAAAATGTGTGCTATCTTACAATCtaa ATAACGActtatcaaaaaataataatttttcctTAAATACATATGTCAGAAAAGATGATGTGGAAGATGATTCAAAAAACGAG aTTGTtgataatatacaaaaaatggTTGATGATTTTAGTGATGATATAGGTTTTGTAAAAACATCGATGCGTGAAGTTTTACTAGATACCGAAGCGTCCCTTGAAGAAGTATCAGATCATGTTGTACAAAA cATATCAAAATATAGTTTAACCATTGAAGAGAAACTTAATCTTTTTGATGGGCTTCTTGAAGAATTTATTGAAA atAATAAGGGCCTGATATCCAACTTATCAAAAAGACAACAAAAACTTAAGGGggataaaattaaaaaggttTGTGATTTgatcttaaaaaaattaaaaaagttaGAAAATGTCAACAaacttattaaatataagataatattaaaatatggaaataaagataataaaaaagaaatgatacAAACATTGAAAAATGAGGAGGGTTTATCTGATGACttcaaaaataatttatcaaattATGAAACAGAACAAAATAACgatgatataaaagaaatagaattagttaattttatttcaaCAAATTATGATAAGTTTGTTGTTAATCTAGAAGACCTTAATAAGGAGTTGCTAAAGGATTTAAACATGGCcttatcataa